TGCAGATTAACCTTGAAAAAATTATTTCATTAAAACCAGACGTAATAATCGCCGGATATATTTCAAAAAGCAGAGCCGATATGATAACGGCAAAAACAGGCATTCCGGTTGTGGTGATTAGTTACGGTAAGCTCGGGACGTTTGCCAATGAAAAACTGTTTAATTCTATTAAGATCTTAGGAGAAGTGTTTAATAAACAAAAAAGAGCCGAGGATGTAACAAAGTATATTAAAAACCTCGATAAAGATATCAAAAAAAGAAAATTCAAAACCGATAAAAAGATCTATATCGGTGCCGTGGCATTCAAAGGACTTCACGGTATAACTTCAACCATGCCTAAATTCCCTCCTTTTAAGATGCTGGGCATTAAAAACGTAATAAATTCAGATGCCAAATCACAGATTTTTATAAATAAAGAAGCGCTTTTTAAGCTCAATCCGGATGTGATTTTTATAGACGAAAGCGGAATGAAGTTTATTAAAGATAGTTTTATAAAACACCTCAAAGCATATAAAACACACGAAATTTACGGGATACTGCCGTATAATAATTATATGACCAATATAGGAACGGCTTATGCGGATACGTATTATATCGGCAAAGTTCTTGCGCCCGGAAAATTCAAAGATATCGATATTAAACAAAAAACTGATGAGATTTATAAGTTTTTGGTCGGCAAACCTTGTTATAATTCGATGGCCGAATTTTTCGGAGGATTTAAAAAACTGTTTAAAGGGTTTGTTTGCA
This genomic interval from Nautilia profundicola AmH contains the following:
- a CDS encoding ABC transporter substrate-binding protein, translating into MKKLVLLLVAIILNAKVITDSLNRTVNIPDNIKKAVAVGPGALRLVVYLGSQDKIAGIEKREKKFIFARPYILAHKELLKLPVVGMGGPNVQINLEKIISLKPDVIIAGYISKSRADMITAKTGIPVVVISYGKLGTFANEKLFNSIKILGEVFNKQKRAEDVTKYIKNLDKDIKKRKFKTDKKIYIGAVAFKGLHGITSTMPKFPPFKMLGIKNVINSDAKSQIFINKEALFKLNPDVIFIDESGMKFIKDSFIKHLKAYKTHEIYGILPYNNYMTNIGTAYADTYYIGKVLAPGKFKDIDIKQKTDEIYKFLVGKPCYNSMAEFFGGFKKLFKGFVCRII